Proteins co-encoded in one Bombus pyrosoma isolate SC7728 linkage group LG4, ASM1482585v1, whole genome shotgun sequence genomic window:
- the LOC122566949 gene encoding piggyBac transposable element-derived protein 4-like: MVINNLSHYMSSNLLFSTKVPCSVASVALLCKHPQFYTNSKNLPFAMNEKNGIGEFYLDDLSDCPDSYSRSNSGDESDGSDTIIRKRGSVLPPRYSDSEDDEISNVEDNANNVENNDDIWSTSDKAIILEPFEGSPGIKIMPSSPESVTDNVNLFFGNDFFEHLVRESNRYHYQVMEKYKIPSKAKKWTDITVPEMKKFLGLIVLMGQIKKDVLYDYWSTDPSIETPFFSQVMSRNRFVQIMQSWHFCNNNNIPHDSHRLAKIQPVIDYFRRKFNDVYKPCQQLSLDESIIPWRGRLSIKTYNPAKITKYGILVRVLSEAVTGYVCNFDVYAADGKKLEDTAVIEPYKNIWHQIYQDNYYNSVKMARILLKNKVRVCGTIRKNRGLPRSLKTIQLSREYTQS; encoded by the exons ATGGTGATAaacaatctttctcattatatgagcagtaatttgttatttagtactaaggtaccttgctcagttgcgtcagttgcgttgctttgtaaacacccacagttttataccaattcgaaaaacttaccgttcgcgatgaacgaaaagaatggtattggaGAGTTTTATTTAGATGATCTGTCAGATTGTCCTGACAGTTATTCAAGAAGTAATAGTGGTGACGAAAGTGATGGCAGTGATACAATTATTCGGAAGCGAGGTTCTGTATTACCACCAAGATATAGTGATTCAGAAGATGATGAGATAAGTAACGTCGAAGACAATGCaaataacgttgaaaataaCGATGATATATGGTCGACGAGCGACAAAGCAATAATTTTGGAACCTTTCGAAGGTAGCCCCGGCATAAAAATTATGCCAAGTTCCCCAGAAAGTGTGACGGACAatgtcaatttattttttggaaATGACTTTTTCGAGCACTTGGTGAGGGAATCGAACAGATATCATTATCAggttatggaaaaatataaaattccatcaAAAGCGAAAAAATGGACAGATATAACGGTACCGGAAATGAAGAAGTTTTTAGGGCTAATAGTTCTAATGggacaaataaaaaaggaCGTTCTTTACGACTACTGGTCCACTGATCCAAGTATAGAAACTCCATTCTTCTCACAAGTAATGAGCAGGAACAGATTTGTGCAAATAATGCAGAGCTGGCATTTTTGCAACAATAACAACATTCCTCACGATTCACATAGGCTTGCTAAAATCCAGCCTGTTATTGATTATTTTAGGCGAAAATTTAACGATGTATATAAACCCTGTCAACAATTATCTTTGGATGAGTCTATAATTCCGTGGAGAGGTAGGCTATccattaaaacgtataatcccgcaaaaattacaaaatacggAATACTTGTGAGAGTGCTGTCTGAAGCTGTCACAGGATACGTATGTAACTTTGATGTGTATGCTGCTGATGGCAAAAAATTAGAGGACACTGCGGTTATTGAACCGTATAAGAACATATGGCATCAGATTTATCAAGATAACTACTATAACAGTGTAAAAATGGCTAGAAttctcttgaaaaataaagtgcGAGTGTGCGGAACCATTCGAAAAAATAGAGGTCTTCCTCGATCACTCAAAACAATACAACTTTCAAGAG aGTATACACAATCCTAA
- the LOC122566719 gene encoding cysteine and histidine-rich domain-containing protein isoform X1, producing the protein MSQEENLLPCYNRGCGKKFDPNDNKEGDCIYHSGYPVFHDAYKGWSCCNKKCTDFTEFLNIKGCVKSYHSNIKPAEPEKPVVDKSKWNEIIEVIAQPLSNGSALERPPFETPQVNLTPDVSPALLEQIKGLTSNVSQNICESKVQIGQSCKNNSCKATYNGPASDDEICNHHPGVPIFHEGMKYWSCCQKKTTDFSTFLEQPGCAQGKHTWISKNTGKRAKCRMDWHQTGTFVVISVYAKKYQPDQSSIKLNPIRLTVDLFFVEENSRYNLDLELRGIVDITQSSVNMLPTKVEIKLKKAEPGSWAKLDFPRATEEETEEDSQNDENISAQVEAVDLSDL; encoded by the exons atgtcgcaggaagaaaatttattgccTTGTTATAATCGTGGCTGTGGCAAAAAATTTGATCCGAATGATAATAAGGAAG GAGATTGTATTTACCACTCTGGATATCCAGTATTTCATGATGCCTATAAAGGTTGGTCTTGTTGTAATAAGAAATGTACAGACTTTacggaatttttaaatatcaaaggaTGTGTAAAATCATatcattcaaatattaaaccaGCAGAGCCAGAAAAGCCTGTTGTTGATAAGTCAAAATGGAATGAAATAATCGAAGTAATTGCTCAACCTCTTAGCAATGGATCTGCTTTAGAAAGGCCTCCTTTTGAAACTCCACAAGTTAATTTAACGCCAGATGTGTCACCTGCTTTATTAGAACAAATTAAAGGATTAACTTCTAATGTATCACAAAACATATGTGAAAGTAAAGTTCAAATTGGACAAAGTTGCAAGAATAATTCATGTAAGGCTACATACAATGGCCCTGCCTCTGATGATGAAATATGTAATCATCATCCTGGTGTTCCTATCTTCCACGAAGGAATGAAATATTGGTCTTGTTGCCAAAAGAAAACCACAGACTTCTCTACATTTTTAGAACAACCAGGATGTGCACAAGGAAAGCACACATGGATTTCTAAA aataCTGGTAAGAGAGCTAAATGCAGAATGGATTGGCATCAAACAGGGACATTTGTTGTAATTTCAGTTTATGCTAAGAAATATCAACCAGATCAATCATCTATTAAATTGAATCCTATACGATTAACTGTGGATTTGTTCTTCGTAGAAGAAAACTCTAGATATAATCTTGATTTAGAATTAAGAGga ATTGTTGATATTACACAAAGCAGTGTCAATATGCTTCCTACTAAAGTagagattaaattaaagaaagcaGAACCTGGGTCATGGGCAAAGTTGGATTTTCCTAGAGCAACTGAAGAAGAAACTGAAGAAGATAGCCAAAATGACGAAAATATTAGTGCACAAGTTGAAGCTGTAGATCTTAGTGATCTTTAA
- the LOC122566719 gene encoding cysteine and histidine-rich domain-containing protein isoform X2, with amino-acid sequence MSQEENLLPCYNRGCGKKFDPNDNKEGDCIYHSGYPVFHDAYKEPEKPVVDKSKWNEIIEVIAQPLSNGSALERPPFETPQVNLTPDVSPALLEQIKGLTSNVSQNICESKVQIGQSCKNNSCKATYNGPASDDEICNHHPGVPIFHEGMKYWSCCQKKTTDFSTFLEQPGCAQGKHTWISKNTGKRAKCRMDWHQTGTFVVISVYAKKYQPDQSSIKLNPIRLTVDLFFVEENSRYNLDLELRGIVDITQSSVNMLPTKVEIKLKKAEPGSWAKLDFPRATEEETEEDSQNDENISAQVEAVDLSDL; translated from the exons atgtcgcaggaagaaaatttattgccTTGTTATAATCGTGGCTGTGGCAAAAAATTTGATCCGAATGATAATAAGGAAG GAGATTGTATTTACCACTCTGGATATCCAGTATTTCATGATGCCTATAAAG AGCCAGAAAAGCCTGTTGTTGATAAGTCAAAATGGAATGAAATAATCGAAGTAATTGCTCAACCTCTTAGCAATGGATCTGCTTTAGAAAGGCCTCCTTTTGAAACTCCACAAGTTAATTTAACGCCAGATGTGTCACCTGCTTTATTAGAACAAATTAAAGGATTAACTTCTAATGTATCACAAAACATATGTGAAAGTAAAGTTCAAATTGGACAAAGTTGCAAGAATAATTCATGTAAGGCTACATACAATGGCCCTGCCTCTGATGATGAAATATGTAATCATCATCCTGGTGTTCCTATCTTCCACGAAGGAATGAAATATTGGTCTTGTTGCCAAAAGAAAACCACAGACTTCTCTACATTTTTAGAACAACCAGGATGTGCACAAGGAAAGCACACATGGATTTCTAAA aataCTGGTAAGAGAGCTAAATGCAGAATGGATTGGCATCAAACAGGGACATTTGTTGTAATTTCAGTTTATGCTAAGAAATATCAACCAGATCAATCATCTATTAAATTGAATCCTATACGATTAACTGTGGATTTGTTCTTCGTAGAAGAAAACTCTAGATATAATCTTGATTTAGAATTAAGAGga ATTGTTGATATTACACAAAGCAGTGTCAATATGCTTCCTACTAAAGTagagattaaattaaagaaagcaGAACCTGGGTCATGGGCAAAGTTGGATTTTCCTAGAGCAACTGAAGAAGAAACTGAAGAAGATAGCCAAAATGACGAAAATATTAGTGCACAAGTTGAAGCTGTAGATCTTAGTGATCTTTAA
- the LOC122566715 gene encoding ADAM 17-like protease yields MELQNIFLIYYVLFTVRNTYGLHKNLKYYETLHISQLQHNIVKRGIQHSYHPYNKINELEFYSHGRYFRLILTPRREVIHSKFKAYEVNGNGEEKTIHLDHESFYHGRVFGEIDSHAQMHIDNGVLTGSITISDETFHIEPSWRHLPHLGNETMIIYKSSDVKLSWEHFEHGEGHTHGAPKTCGYVKEELDIPVNNEEEKEVEEKSDSKSHEHSRAKRQTETYEYTPTKTRCPLLLVADYRFYQEMGASSTKTTINYLISLIDRVHKIYNDTLWQERQEQDGFKGMGFVIKKIVVHSEPTRVRGGETHYNMVREKWDVRTLLEVFSREYSHKDFCLAHLFTDLKFEGGILGLAYVGSPRRNSVGGICTPEYFKNGYTLYLNSGLSSSRNHYGQRVITREADLVTAHEFGHNWGSEHDPDITECSPSASQGGSYLMYTYSVSGYDVNNKRFSPCSLRSIRKVLQAKSGRCFSEPEESFCGNLRVEGDEECDAGLLGTEDNDACCDKNCKLRRSQGAVCSDKNSPCCQSCAFMPLGVKCRDAQYATCEQESRCTGASSECPRSPPMKDGTGCLERGQCRLGKCVPYCETQGLQSCMCDTIGDACKRCCRMSLNETCFPIDPQDILPDGTPCIQGFCNKGICEKTIQDVVERFWDIIEDININKVMRFLKDNIVGAVIIITAIVWIPTSCVISYIDHRRIKESEKKWRWKHTDELIHPDEQRQIIRIGGQRQKIPQVTQQS; encoded by the exons ATGGaacttcaaaatatatttctaatatattacgttttatttacTGTACGAAACACAT ATGgtcttcataaaaatttaaagtattatGAAACTCTTCATATATCCCAATTGCAACATAACATTGTAAAACGGGGTATTCAGCATAGTTACCATccttataataaaataaatgaattagaGTTTTACTCCCATGGACgatattttcgattaattttaacaccaAGAAGAGAAGTTATTCATTCCAAATTCAAAGCATATGAAGTAAATGGTAATGGAGAAGAAAAGACTATACATTTAG atcATGAAAGCTTTTATCATGGACGAGTATTTGGTGAAATTGACTCTCATGCACAAATGCATATTGACAATGGTGTTCTTACAGGCAGCATTACAATTTCCGATGAAACATTTCACATTGAG CCATCTTGGAGACATCTTCCTCATTTAGGGAATGAAACAATGATCATTTATAAATCATCAGATGTTAAATTAAGTTGGGAACATTTTGAACATGGAGAAGGGCATACACATGGTGCTCCCAAAACTTGTGGATACGTAAAAGAGGAATTAG atattccGGTAAAtaacgaggaagagaaagaggtaGAAGAAAAGTCTGATTCTAAATCACATGAACATTCCAGGGCAAAGAGACAGACAGAAACTTATGAATATACTCCAACGAAAACAAGATGTCCATTACTATTAGTTGCTGACTATCGTTTTTACCAAGAAATGGGTGCTAGCAGTACAAAAACtacaattaattatcta ATAAGTTTAATTGATAgagtacataaaatttataatgacACTTTATGGCAAGAAAGACAAGAACAAGATGGATTTAAAGGAATGGGCTttgtcattaaaaaaattgtagttCATAGTGAACCAACTCGTGTAAGAGGTGGTGAGACACATTATAATATGGTTAGAGAAAAATGGGATGTTCGCACATTGCTTGAG GTTTTTAGTCGAGAATATAGTCACAAAGATTTTTGTTTAGCTCATTTATTTACTGATCTTAAATTCGAAGGTGGTATATTAGGATTGGCATATGTTGGGTCACCTCGTAGAAACTCAGTAGGTGGAATTTGTACACCAG aatatttcaaaaatggtTACACATTATATCTCAATTCAGGTTTAAGTTCCAGTAGGAATCACTATGGACAAAGAGTTATCACAAGAGAAGCAGACTTAGTTACTGCACATGAATTTGGTCACAATTGGGGTTCTGAACATGATCCAGATATAACA gaaTGCAGTCCAAGTGCTAGTCAAGGAGGTTCATACTTAATGTATACGTATAGTGTTAGTGGATATGATGTGAATAACAAG CGTTTTTCACCATGTAGTTTAAGATCTATTAGAAAAGTATTACAAGCAAAGTCGGGTCGCTGCTTTTCCGAGCCAGAAGAATCATTCTGTGGTAATTTACGGGTTGAAGGAGATGAAGAATGTGATGCAGGATTGCTTGGTACAGAAGACAATGATGCCTGttgtgataaaaattgtaaacttCGTAGAAGTCAAGGAGCAGTTTGTAG TGATAAAAATTCACCTTGTTGTCAAAGTTGTGCATTCATGCCATTAGGTGTAAAATGTCGCGATGCACAATATGCTACATGCGAACAAGAATCACGCTGTACAGGAGCATCTAGTGAATGTCCTAGATCTCCACCAATGAAGGATGGTACAGGTTGCCTTGAAAGAGGTCAATGCAGACTTGGAAAATGTGTACCATATTGTGAGACACAGGGTTTGCAGAGTTGCATGTGTGATACAA TTGGAGATGCATGTAAAAGATGCTGTCGAATGAGTTTAAATGAAACATGTTTCCCCATAGATCCACAAGATATTTTACCTGATGGAACACCATGTATTCAAGGTTTCTGTAACAAG ggTATTTGTGAAAAAACAATTCAAGATGTAGTAGAGCGATTTTGGGATATTATTGAGGACATAAACATTAACAAAGTTATgcgatttttaaaagataatatagtAGGTgctgttataattattactgCCATTGTATGGATTCCCACTAGCTGCGTTATTAGTTACATCGACCATAGACGAATtaaagaaagtgaaaaaaagTGGCGTTGGAAGCACACAGATGAACTTATTCACCCAGATGAGCAAAGACAAATTATCCGTATTGGTGGACAACGGCAGAAGATACCTCAAGTTACGCAACAATCGTAA